In the Glycine max cultivar Williams 82 chromosome 6, Glycine_max_v4.0, whole genome shotgun sequence genome, TATGCAAGTTGGATTAAAcaacagtatttttttttgtcaagacATATGCATATATCAAATAAGATTCTTCcaattttctttgttgttcACTGTACAAGATTTATTCTAGTGAATCTAATGACATTGAAATGATTCTACCAACGTGTAGGCTAGAGAAGGTGAACTTGAGAAAATTTCACAGTGTAGCCAAAGTCATTGGAACCCTTATAACAGTTTCAGGAGCTATGGTTATGACTCTGTACAAAGGCCCTGCCTTCCAAATCATAAAGGGTGGAGGAGCCATCAGCAACCATAGCAACTCTAGCAGTACTAGTACCACCGAACCCTCTGACCAGCACTGGATAGTTGGAACTGTTTATCTCATATCAAGTTGTGCTAGTTGGGCTGGCTTCTTCATTTTGCAAGTAagcataatatttttcaatttatgaaaaaaaattaataacatgtgACGTGAAGATTTGTGGGGACGATATAGTCTCCgaccatgtaataatttttcaGTCATGCAAGTATCAACATACATATAAGTAATTAATTCTAAGTTAATAATCTGACTTTGTGTTACTTTTTTTGTGGAATTAGTCATTCACTTTGAAGAAGTACCCGGCAGAGCTCTCACTGACAGCTTGGATTTGTGTGATGGGTATTATTGAGGGTTCAATCGCATCCCTTATATTTGAACGAGACTTCAGTGTATGGGCCATAGGCTGGGACTCAAGACTTCTTGCTTGTGTTTACTCTGTGAGTACCTTAATTtccttattaataattaaaattaaaagcatTGCATGATGGGGATTTCTAATTCATTAATGATTCAACTAATTAACAACTTTGCACTAAAAATAATAACCAGGGGGTGATTTGTTCTGGAATGGCATACTATGTACAAGGGGTTGTAACCAGGGAACGTGGACCAGTGTTTGTGACTTCTTTCAGCCCTCTATGTATGATTATCACCGCAGCATTGGGTTCCCTTGTCTTAGCCGAACAAGTTCATCTAGGAAGGTATGTATTAAATTTGCATCAatcaaattaatagaaaattcaaaatttacttGTGATTAATTAATGtgctaattaaatttattgtgtTTCTTAATTCGTTCTCAGTATATTTGGGGCCATTCTCATTGTGTGCGGACTTTACACTGTGGTGTGGGGCAAAAGCAAAGACCGTAAGAGCACAACAGAAATAGAGAAAGGCGAAAGCCAAGAATTGCCAATAAAGAACGGTACAAAATCAGCGTCAGACATATTTGATGGCATTGAAATCAATGTTCCTTCTGAGGTGTTGAAGAAAGGAGGAGGGAAAAATGTCCcaccagcaacaacaacaacaacaacatcatgaAGGTCCTTTTATAGGACTAGCACTATAAATTTTCCTATTAGCTTAAGCTAGATTGAGGTCAAGAAAGATTTTGTGCAATGTGAAAATCTTTATCTACCTCACTAGCTTCATTTTCATTGCGCCTTTCTTGTTTTCCTTTAACTTTATTCCGTGTTTGAGAAAGTATAATGTCACTCAATCAAATAATGCAATAATTAATGCCATTGTCTCTGTTTTTTGTACTTCCAGTACTttcgtttttaattttttttctgccTCACGTTGAGGTACCTACTTAATCATACGTGTCACTGCACTCAAAGCTAAGATTCTATCTCTAACGCTATCTTAGGTTGTCAAGAAATCACCAAGAAATGAAGAAACTGCAAAGAAACAAGGGAGAGTATGGTTTTATTTCCAATTTAGTTGCCGCGAAATGGAGTAgagatttgaaggaaaaaaaaattgagtctcACCAAAATTACTTCCACACAGAAGTGAGGAGAAACAAGGTGAAATGTGAGAGTTAGTTTGATTTTTACATAGTATCGTCACTTTTTTTGCGACGACTTGTATTACTCATGGACAGTATACATGTTTTCCACTTTCTATGGCTGAGTAGCTAGTCTTTAGCTTTGGTTACATAGCATTTATATGTAATAAGTATCACGTAAATTCTTTGTAACCAGAGGCATTGTGCTGGCTGTATGGGGTTTGTTTGTACTTTGTTTGGGCACTTCTAGTGCctatttttctatataaatatattatttgttgattaaaaaaaaaaaaaaaaactcattgacAGTACATACCATTACATGTTCCGGATGGTCTTACAATCGATAATGTCATGTTTCATAATCGATTATATGTATTCCATACATAGAATGTTTGATTTTGTGTCAAATATCCAAAGATGTACATAAATGAtgtggaaataaaaaataactatttaaagcTTTTGCgttaaaacataaaacaaaattgattttagatgAACGTGACATATAATCAAACACGCACGTAATCAATTAAGCATGCATAATTTATTTGTCATTCACATAACCAATTATACATGATTatgctaaaaaagaaaaaatataataaagataaaataatatttttgataacactcttatttattttctttctcttcaatcaAACAACTTATGTTTTCactatatttcttatttatttttcttctgtctaattttttcctaattagttcgtctcttttgttttcttcctctTTATCAAACATAATCTAAAAGAAAACCAAGCATGCCAGGACATCTAGGTGTAGCTATGAAAATGACTGAACTTGTTTAAATGTGTTTGGATTAACGTTTGAAAGCATTTATAGGGTAGTTTGCGTATTCTAATATCTAAAACAGTGAACCAAGAAACAACTCCATTGTGTCAATGAAGTTAACATGTATTGATCAATATGTAAAAATTTGACCAACcactttattatattattcataataatatatataacgtGGCAAAAGATAAATTTCTATTgaatatatgtgtaaaattttaCACTGAAAATGTATTCATCAGATTCAGTTTAGCATGTCTTTTATGGCTATATTTCTTCGAACTTTAATAGCAAGTTGTAAAGAGAATATTAATTGAATACTGGATGATTTGATCCTATATATGCGCGCATGAGGTCATTTCGGCATATATTTTTAAGCCAAATGTTTGAGGAATTTTTTGGGTGCAAAATATTCTTGGATTTGACAATATAACAGATCCAGACAGcgctttaatatttttcataaccaagttaataataaagggaaaagataaattaaacgAAGAGATTCTCCATGAAAATTGTTCAAACTGATGTGTCAAGATCTTAGTAAAAGCAAACATTTCACTTTATCCTCCTATATATtgtcaataaaaataacaataatttaattgGTTAATTCACTACTTCTTGCtcttttgtttaaatattttcgTACCGTACAACGCTACTTTAATTATGAAACAGAGTAatgttatattttcttataattttttaatttccttaCAAATCTTTCTGATACGtcatagaaaataaatacatttaacaTACTGAAAACATTCGAAAAAATAACGCTTACCatataaaacaaatagaaaGATTAATACCCGTTAAGGACTTAAGGGCAGTCATGAGATTTTAAATAGTTTGTATGATATTTTAGATTCAAACCTCAtgtacattaaaaataataaaaagattaatatgAAAATGTTGTAGAAAGATTTAAAAGTGTTCGTCATAAATTGGCATGGTTACACAccaatttaatttactttcatATTAGACCTACTATATTTAGATTAATATTAAAGAGAACTGTGTTAAAGTATTGtttaaacaaacttttaacaTGTTTAGAAGCACAATGAGTTGAAGAATCAAATTTAAGATACATAAACTATAATCATTAGCTTctaaaaatcactttcaaattaattaaacgtGAAAAACTTGTTATTTAATCCCAAAATGTAAATTCTTGATCAGTTGTTAAATTCAAACAATTCGAGCTAATTCTTTGTAACTTTTATGCATAATAACTAGTCTAACAAGCTTGTTCACCAATCAAACTGGCAGGTTCAATCTGGTTATTAGTATAAAGCTATTTCCAACTTTTAGTAATTGGAGAATAAGATcacacattaattattaattgtaatTGAATAATTATCTTACATATGCCATGCATGAGGTCATTCTGTATATGTATGTGCCAAATGTTCGAGGAATTTTTTGGTACAAAATATTCTAGGATTTGACAATGTGGTTTTTGTGTCAGCAATTCCATAATGGATACAAACAGCAGTACATGTACAACGAAGAgaatcaaattcagattcctTCCAACTTACTTCTGTCACAAAGATCCCCCTCCTAACTGAGCAACACGCGACGCCTCTACACGCGCCACAGCCCACAGGCAGCAAGGCAAATACtgctaaataaattaaataaaaataaataatatatataaaaaaaaaatatatatatttttcatacttataaatataaaaatattcaaaaattattcttgtaaaattttctatatatttttatgtctttacaaaattgaaatatatttttttacacgaaaaaatttaaataaatttaaatcttcagttatttatataactacggtaaaatatgaaattttttcattaattatacatatatataatgaatgtaaacatattagaaaattatttagATTTTGTAGTTACCGGTTTCACCACATATGAGTGAATCTAAAGTGTAATAAATAGAATATTGAAAATCTTAGAAGAAGCATTTAAACGGCAGAGTTGCGTTTCCCTCGCACCTCTCACAAGTGAAGTGAAGTCAAGAAATTCTCTTAATAACTCTTATAGACAATATTCGTTCTCTCCTATAATAAAGTTCTCGTTACAAACCATTATAACTACTCTACTAA is a window encoding:
- the LOC100783910 gene encoding WAT1-related protein At4g08300; protein product: MEDQNGSGKLSQGLRKVKPYLAILSLQFGYSGMYIITMVSFKHGMSHWILSVYRHVVAAIIIVPFALVLERKIRPKMTLPIFLRIVALGFLEPVLDQNLYNMGMKMTSTTFASATVNVLPAITFVMALIFRLEKVNLRKFHSVAKVIGTLITVSGAMVMTLYKGPAFQIIKGGGAISNHSNSSSTSTTEPSDQHWIVGTVYLISSCASWAGFFILQSFTLKKYPAELSLTAWICVMGIIEGSIASLIFERDFSVWAIGWDSRLLACVYSGVICSGMAYYVQGVVTRERGPVFVTSFSPLCMIITAALGSLVLAEQVHLGSIFGAILIVCGLYTVVWGKSKDRKSTTEIEKGESQELPIKNGTKSASDIFDGIEINVPSEVLKKGGGKNVPPATTTTTTS